The Plantactinospora sp. KBS50 sequence CGGCGGACGCGGCACCTGACATCACGATAAACGGACGTTGAGTCTGTCAAAAAGACTAAACGTACGTTGTGTCGCGAGGACGTCTCGGCGTAGCCTTGCGGGCAGCACCAACGGGGGTGGTGCGGGCGGCCGCGAGGGTCGATCTGACAAGAACGTCCCTCCGGCCGACCGCGCGGACCCACGGAGAGCGCGGTTCGCCATCGAGCCATCGCCTCCCCCATCCGGCACCGGCCCGGCAGCCATCGATGCCGCCGAGCGCGAACGCCCGCCCAGCAAACCAGATCCACCACGATCGCGCTGGTACGCGACGGGTGGATCAACCCGTCAGCCGGCCGCCTGGAATACTTGACTCGTCAAGTATGTTCCCCCGGTCGTGCCCCGGGGTGACCGACCCCGGGACGGGCGTGAGGAGCAGGTCATGCAGTTCGGCGTCTTCACCGTCGGCGACGTGACGCCAGACCCCACCACGGGGCGGGCGCCCTCGGAGGGCGAGCGGATCAAGGCGATGGTCACCATCGCCCGCAAGGCCGAAGAGGTCGGGCTCGACGTCTTCGCGACCGGCGAGCACCACAACCCGCCGTTCGTGCCGTCGTCGCCCACCACGATGCTCGGCTACATCGCCGCCCGCACCGAACGGCTGTTGCTGTCCACCGCGACCACCCTGATCACCACCAACGACCCGGTGAAGATCGCCGAGGACTACGCGATGCTGCAGCACCTGGCCGACGGGCGGGTCGATCTGATGCTCGGCCGCGGCAACACCGGCCCGGTGTACCCGTGGTTCGGCAAGGACATCCGGGCCGGCATCCCGCTCGCCATCGAGAACTACGCGCTGCTGCACCGGCTGTGGCGGGAGGACGTGGTCGACTGGACCGGCCGCTACCGCACGCCGTTGCAGTCGTTCACCGCGACGCCCCGGCCGCTTGCCGGCGTACCGCCGTTCGTCTGGCACGGCTCGATCCGCAGCCCGGAGATCGCCGAGCAGGCCGCGTACTACGGCGACGGCTTCTTCGCCAACCACATCTTCTGGCCCAAGGAGCACACGCAGCGGATGGTGGCGCTCTACCGGGAACGGTTCGCCCACTACGGGCACGGCTCGCCCGAGCAGGCGATCGTCGGCCTCGGCGGCCAGGTGTTCATGCGGCGCAACTCCCAGGACGCCGTAGCCGAGTTCCGGCCCTACTTCGACAACGCGCCCGTCTACGGGCACGGGCCGTCCCTGGAGGAGTTCTCCACGGAGACCCCGCTGACCGTCGGCAGCCCGCAGCAGGTGATCGACCGCACCCTCGGCTTCCGCGAATACGTCGGCGACTACCAGCGGCAACTGTTCGTCGTCGACCACGCCGGCCTGCCGCTGAAGACCGTACTGGAGCAACTGGACCTGCTCGGCGAAGAGGTCGTACCGGTGCTCCGCCGGGAGTTCGCGGCCCGGCGCGGCCCGAACGTGCCGGACGCGCCCACCCACGCCACGCTGCTGGCCGCCCGTGCCGCGAAGCCGGCGGAATCGGCGGAATCGGCGAAGCCGGCGGAGTCCGGGGAGCGGGCGGACGACGGCGACCTGTCGGAGGTGACCCGATGAGCCAGCGGACGATCGCGGTGGTCTCGGCCGGGCTGCGCCAGCCGTCCGCCACCCGGCTGCTCGCCGACCGGCTCGGCGCCGCGGTCCGGACCGGGCTGCGGCAGCACGGGATCGACGCCGAGATCCGCCCGATCGAGCTGCGCGAACACGCGCACGAGCTGACCAACGCGCTGCTCACCGGCTTCCCGCCGGCCGCCCTGCGGCCGGCGGTGGAGGCGGTGGCCGGCGCCGACGGGCTGGTGGCGGTCACGCCGATCTTCAACGCCTCGTACAACGGGCTGTTCAAGTCGTTCTTCGACGTACTGGACGAGGGGACGCTGGCCGGCCGGCCCGTGCTGCTGGCCGCTACCGGCGGCACGGCCCGGCACTCGCTGGCGCTGGAGCACGCGGTCCGGCCGCTCCTGAGCCACCTGCGCACGCTCACCGTGCCGACGGCCGTCTTCGCCGCATCCGAGGACTGGGCCGGCGGCGAGACCGCGGGTCCGCTCCAGGGCCGCATCGAGCGCGCCGCCGGCGAACTGGCCGCCCTGGTCGCCGAGCAGGAACCGGCGGCCGCCCCCGACCCGTTCGCGCTGACCACCAGCTTCGACGAGCTGATCGCCGGGGACTGACCCACCCCGCGCCGCCGGCGCCGCGCCGCCGGCACCGCCCCGGCCCACCGCCCCGGCCCACCGCCCCGGCCCACCGCGCCGGCCCACCGCGCCGGGGGCGTAACCGTCCTGGCCAGGGCGGTGGCACTAGCATGGCCAGCGCGGCCCCGGCCGCGTGCGTCGCGCACGCGGCGGTCGCCGAGGAGGTGAGCGTGCACTACCGTCCGTTCGAGGAGCGAACCCCGGACCGGCAGTACCGGGACCTGCTCGCCCGGATCCTGCACGACGGCGTGGCGGTGCCCACCCGGCAGGGTCCGGAGGCGCTCACCCTCATGCAGCAGACCATGCGCTTCGACCTGGCCAACGGCTTCCCGCTGATCACCGACCGGAGCGTCGCCTCGTTCTGGCGCAAGCCGATCGGCGAACTGTGCGCGTTCATCAACGGGGCCACCACGCTCAAGGAGTTCGCCGAGTTCGGCTGCGACTGGTGGGGGCCGTGGGCCACCCCCGAGAAGACCGACCGCCGGGGACTGCCGCCCGGCGACATCGGCCCGGGATCGTACGGCGGCGCGTTCCACGACTTCCCGACCACCGAGGGCGCCGGGTTCGACCAGTTCAAACACCTGGTGGAACAGCTGCGCGAGCTACCCGGCGACCGCACCCACTTCGTGTCGCCGTGGATCCCGCAGTACCAGGTACGCGGCGCCGGCAAGACCCCGCGGACCACCATCGCGCCCTGCCACGGCTGGGTGCACGTACGCGTCATCGGCGGCCGGTTGCACCTGCACATGTTCCAGCGCTCCGGCGACGTACCGGTCGGGGTGCCGGCCAACATGATCCAGTACGCGGCGTTGCTGCTCATGCTCGACCGGCTGACCGGCATCCCGGCCGGGGTCTACTACCACACCATCTCCGACGCGCACATCTACGCCGACCAGGTCGACCAGGCCCGCGCGATGCTCGACCGGACGCCCCGGCCGCTGCCCACCGTGGCGCTGAGCGCGGCCGGCGAGGCGGTCGAGGACATCCACGACTTCCGGGCCGAACACTTCGAGCTGACCGACTACCACCCGCATCCGGGCATCGGCCGGATCCCGGTGGCGCCGTGACCCGCACCGGCGCGGACGTGCTGACCACGCTGGTGGTGGCGGCCGACGAGGACGACGTGATCGGCGCCGACGGCGACCTGCCCTGGCGACTGCCGTCCGACCTGCGCCGGTTCAAGGCGCTCACCACCGGCGCGGTGGTGGTGGCCGGCCGGCGTACCCACGAGTCCATCGTCACGCGGCTCGGCCGGCCGCTGCCCGGCCGGCTCACCGTGGTGGCGACCCGACGCGCCGGCCTGCCGGTACCCGACGGCGCGCTGACCCAGCCGGACGTGCCGCAAGCGCTGCACACCGCCCGCACCATCGCGGCATTCACCGGCCGGGACGAGTGCTTCGTGATCGGCGGCGCGGAGATCTACGCGCAGGCGCTGCCCGAGGTGCGCCGCATCCAGCTGACCCGGGTGCATGCGCGGGTCGGCGGGGACACGGTGCTGCCGGCCGGCTGGCTGACCGGCTTCGAACGGACCGCCGGCGAACGGGTCGAGGGCGACGCCCTGCCGTACACCGTCGAAACCTACGAACGGTCCTGAGGTGCCGTTCTACCACCTCAGCAACTCCCGCTCCGAGCAGCAGTTGACCGACATGCTGCGGCTGGAGGCCGCCGGCGTCTGCGTCTTCTGCCCAGACGGGCTGGACCGGGACCCCGACCAGCAGATCCTGCACCGCACCGCGCACTGGACGGTCACCCCCAACGAGTTCCCGTACGCCGGCACCCGGCTGCACCTGCTGCTCGTCCCGCACGCCCACGTGGGCGACCTGCTCGACCTGCCGTCCGCCGCCCAGGCCGAGTTCTGGCCGGTGCTGGGCTGGGTGCGGGACCGGTACGGGCTGACGCACTACGGGCTCGGGTCCCGCAACGGCGAACCCGGCCGCACCGGAGCCACCATCGAGCACCTGCACGTACACGTCCTGGTCGGCGACACGGACGACCCGGCGCACCGGCCGGTGCGGATGAAGCTGAGCCAGCGGCCCGACCCGGCGGCCGAGGCCCGGCTACGCCAGCGGGTCGCCGAGGTCCACCCAGATCAGCTCCACGCCGGCCGACCGTAGGATCCCGTCCCCGTCCAGCAACGCGTACGGCCCCGCGAAGTGGCAGCTCCGGAAGCCGGCCTCGGCCACCAGCCGGGCACAGGCCGGGCACGGGAACGTCGAGACATACAGGTCCGCGCCGGCCAGCGCCACCCCGGTCCGCGCCGCACGCGCCACCAGCAGGGCCTCCGCGTGGATCGCCGTGGACAGATCCGCCCGTACGCCCCGGCGGAACTCGTTGCGCGGGTCACCATCCAGGTACGGTGCGTACTCGGTGGGCAGGTGGCGGTTGTACGCCACGTCGAGGATCTCGCCGTCCCGCGCCGCCACCGCGCCGACCTGACGCCACCAGTCCGAACTGTGCGCCGCCGCCTCGGCCGCCCGCCGGGTCAGCCGGACCGACAGCTCGTCCACCGCCACCCGGCCGTCGTAGCCGGCCGGCCGCTGCGCCTGGCTCCACGGCCGGTCCCAGCGCAGAAAGGTCCGCTCGTACCGCACCGTCCGGCCCTCGGCCAGGCCGTGCCGGGACACCAGGTCGCGGAGGAGTTCCTCGTCCGGGACGACCAGAACGTCCGCCCGGACCGCGGCGCACAGCCCGTCGGGCGGTACGACCCGGACCGGCGGCCGGCCGCCCGCGGCGGACAGGTACCGCGCGGCGGTCTCCGGAGCCAGCGCGCGGATGTCCTTGCGCAGCGCCGGATGGTCCGCGGCGAACCCGGCGCCCAGCAGCAGGATCTCCGCGGCGTCGCCGTGCCGGTCCAGGAACGCCTCGTAGCCGGCGTGCAGCACCGGGAGATAGAGCAGCAGCTGCTTCACTCGGCGGGCCGCTCCCCCGCCTCGTCGATCTCGTCGAACAGGTCCTGGAGCAGGTCGGGCAGCCGCTCCGACAGCCGCTCGGACATCCGCCGGCCCAGGCCGAGCTGCAGCAGTCGCAGCCGCGCCGAGGTGCTGACCGTGGCCATCCGGTCCAGCACCTCCACCCGGCCGCAGTACCCCGCCTCCAGCTCCTCGATCTCCTCCGGGTCGTACGTGTCGGCGGTGGCTACCAGCACGTCCGGGCGTACCGCCTTGATCAGCGACCAGCGCGGCTCGTCCGCCGGTTTGAGCGTGACCAGGCCCACGCCGCGCTGGTGGGTGACCATGCGCAACCGCTCCAGTTCCGGTACGGCCGGGCGCCACACCCCCTTGCGGCGGCGGACCTTCTCGTCGCTGTCCACCCCACGATCAGGAAGTCGCCGAACTGTCGGGCCGCCTCCAGGTACATCGAGTGGCCCTCGTGCAGGATGTCGAAGGTGCCGCTGGTGAGCACCACCCGCAGTCCCAGCACCCGCAGCGCCGCCACGATCTCGCTGATCTTGTCGTAGTCCGTCACGAGCCGCAGCTCAAAGTTGGACGCGTCGGCGAAGAATCCGCTGGTCGCCACGGTGGGGCGGGACGCCGCAGCGGTCCGGTCAAAGATCTGCTCTGTCATGTCCGCGAACTGCGCTTCCACCGGTAGTCGGGATGGCTCGGCCAGGGCCGACCCAAGGTAGCGCGCCGGCCGAGCGCCGCACCACCGCACCCGCCTGTGTCGGGCACCCGCAACTCGTACCGCGTCGGTACGGTGGTGGCCATGGTCCCGCCCCTCGCCCGTACCAGCGCGGAAGCCCACCTTTACATGGACCTGCACCCATGCCAGTGCGGCGCCGGCGGATTCGCCCGGGACAGTGCGGTGATCGCCCTGGCCGACGGTGACCTGGCCAGCCGGTACACCGGGGACTGCGGGGGATGCGGCCGGCCGCGGGAGTTCCTGTTCCGGCTACCCGCCGAGACCATGATCCCGGCCGCCGGCCGGTTCAGCTACGGCGACACCCGGGCATCCGAGCTGCTCGATCCCGGCGAGTGGCTGTGGGTGGCCGACGCCTACGCCGGTACGGCCCCGGCCGACCCCGCGGACCTGCCGGCCGAGCAGCGGGTCCGGGCCGGCGCCGCGCTGCACCGCGCCGCCGCCGCCGTCGACGAGGTGCTCAAGTTCGTGCCGGCCGGTGCGGACGAGGCACCGACCGCCGCCGTGACCAGCGAACGCGGCCGGTCCGCCGTGGGCCGGCAGCCCGGCCGGCTGCGCCGCAACCGGCTGGTCGCGCTCCGGGACGCGTACGCCGCACTGGCCGACCGGTTCGGCTGACGGCTCCGGCGCAACGGTCGGGCGGGTCGGCTGACGGCTCCGGCGCAGCGGTCGGGCGGGTCGGCTCAGCGGTCGGGCGGGTCGGCTCAGCGGTCGGGCGGGTCGGCTCAGCGCCGCGGCGCCTCGTCCAGGCAGGCCGCGCTGATCCCGATGAGTTCCTGAAGGCCGCCGAGGAACTCCCCGAGGACGTACCGCGGATCGTGTTCGCGTTCGTCGTCCACCTCGGCACGGGCGCCGGCCGAGGCGAACGCCACGCAGACGTCCCACAGGCTGCCGCCCGCGGAACTCCACATCCACACGTCGTTGACCAGGGTGGGCACCCGCAGCAGCGGCTCGGCGCCGAACAGGCCGATGCCGTGCCGCAGCGGATCGTCGGGGGTGTTGCCCAACGGCAGCATCAGCGGCAGCACCCGGTGCGCGCGGGCGAACTCCACCGCGTCCGGATCGGCCGCATCCACCTCGACCAGCAGGCCGTCGGTCCGGAACTCCTCGATCAGCACGTCCGGATCCGCCACCCCGAGCCGCTGCGTCGCGGCCCGCGCCACCTCGGGGCGGGTCCACGGCCGGCCCGCGTCGGGCGGTCGGTGCGCCGCGACCCAGACGTTGAATGCCGACTCGGTCTCCAACTGCACGGACAGCCGGCCGACGGAGAGCGAGTGGTACCGGACCGGGGCGCCGACCGCCGGGTGGAAGGCACCGGTGTACCGGCCGACCGGAAACATCAACGGCGTACCGCCGGTCGGTGCGGTGCTGGGTCCGGTCACGGCATGGGCTCCAGGTAGACGACGCTGCTGACGAGCAGGCTGTGGACGGTGCCGAGGAATCCGGCCAGCAGGGCGGCGGGGTCCACGAGATCGCGGTCGGCGCCGCCCGCCTGACGTTCCTCCGCGGCGAGCGCCTCGCAGATCCGCCACAGGCTCTCGCCGGACGGGCACCGCTCCCAGATGTCGTAGACCGTGCGGGTCACGGTGACCACCGGGTGATCGAAGAAGCCGATCGAGTACAGCCAGGGTTCCTCGGCCTTGTTGCCCAGGCCGAGCATCCTGGCCCCAACCGGTGCCGGCGGGCGAAGTCGACCGCCTCGTCGGAGCCCGGCACCACCCCGGCGGCCAGTCCCGCGCCGACCAGATCGTCCAGCAGCGAGGTCAGTTCCTCGCCCGCGGGCAACTGCCCCTCCGCGGCCTCGCGCAGCGCCGCCAGGGTCCACGGCCGCTCGGCCGGCGGCCCGGTCACCCCGTGCAGCAGCGCCCAGACCAGGAAGCGGGGATCCTCCAGCTCCCACACCTCGTCGCGCAGCCGGATCCGGTGGTACCGCTGCTCCGAGCCGACGGCCGGGTGGAAGGTGCCGAAGAACTGCCCGACCGGCAGCAGCAGCGTCGGCGGTGCGACAGTGGTCACCGCGACATCCTCCGTCGGCACGGCCTGCTTGGCTGTGGCACTCGCTCCGCCTCCACCTCGATCACTCCCGGACGTCCCAGTATCGGGGATCGCTGCGATCCGGCACCGCCACGTCATCCGGGTCGTACCCGCCGCCGGACCCGGTGTACGGCCGGAACCTGTCCAGCACGGACCCGATGTCGCCGCCGAGCCGGCTCATCGACAGTTCCCGCTCCCGATGCCCGGCCGCGCCCGCCGGGTCACCTCCGGCCGCGTCCTCCGGGCCGTGAGCCGCGTCCTCCGGGCCGGTGTGCCGGTTGCCCCGCCACAGCACCCACACCGAGTCGCGGTCCGGCGGCCCGACCTTCACGAACAGCGTCGCGTCGTCGGTGGTCCCGATGGCCAGGAAGCCCCGGGACACCAACGGATCGCGGTGAACCTGCTGCGCGACCACCAGGTCACGGTGGCGATCCTCCGGGTCGACACCGAACAACGGTTTGAGCCACGACAACGAGAGCTCCAGCGGATAGCGCTGCACCGCCGCGCCGTCCATGTCCTCGCCCACGTCGGCGATCCCCACCGGACGCTCGGGACGTACCCCGTTGGTCTCGGCGAGCCACCGCGCGTACGCGGGCGGCAGTTCCTGCCCGAGCGCCGCCGTGAGGGCGGCGAGCTGAGCCGGATCCAGCCGCCCGAACGGCGCGAACCGGGCCGGTGCGTCGTCGAACGACGGCACGTGCACGCCGTGCCGCCCGGTCGGCGGGTCCTGCGGCTCGTCCGCGTCCACCCGCCGCAGGGTGACCGTCCACCAGCCCGGGGCCCGGAAGTCGACGTCCGCGAACCGCCACGTCTCGTCGAGCACCGGAAACGTCTCGCCCAGCCGGACGGTGTACTCCAGTTCCTCCCCGCTCGGGGGAAACACCATGATCCGGGCGGTGGGCGGCGAGCCGGGCAGCGCCGATGCCGCGACGCCGGTCCACCCGATGCTGGTCTGGGTGTTGTTGTCGATCCACACGACATTGACCTCAGAGCCCACGACCGTCTCCTTCCGCACCCGGCACGCCACTCACCCGGCCAGCATTGCGCGCAGCGCCGGCTCGGGCGGCAGCTCGAACCCGAGCACCTCACGGGCGATCCGCTCCGCCTCGGCCCGGCCCACCGGCAGCACACCGCCGTCGGCCGTCCGTCCGGCCGCCGTCCACTGTGCGGACCGCTGACCGCTCGCGGACAGCTCCAGCACGGCCAGCCCGACCACCCTACCCTCGGCGTCGAGCAACGCCTGGTAGATCACGTGGTCGTGCTCCTGCCTGACCCGGACCCGACCGAACCCGTGGGTGTCCGGCACCCGGGGCCGGTCCGGCCGCACCGGCGACACCGGGTTGCCCCGCGGGCCGGGGGTGACGGCGGCGCGGGTCGCCGGTCGAGATGGGCGTACCCCTGCGCCATCAGGTCCAGGAACGCCCGGACCGGCATCGGCGCCGGGTGCTGGCGGTTCCACGGGTTGCGCAGCCGGATGTGCCCGTCCTCGACGGCGACCACCTCGTACGCGTGTCCCGGCTCAAGACCGAACGGCAGCCCTGCCCGAAGATACGGCGGATACCGGTGCTGGCTCATGGTGCTCGCGATGACAGGGTTGCCGGCGGCCAGCAGCCGGTGCAGCCGGGCCTCGGTGTCGCCCTCCCGTCCCGGGACGCGGTCGAAGCGGTCGGTCCGGGCCGGTTCCCCGGTGAGCTGGGTGAGCAGTTCGGCCCAGAGCGCGGGCACGCTGCCGGCGTTGAGCCGGGCGTAGCCCGCCGGATCCGGTTCACTCCGGTCGTGGTGCGGATCCAGCGCCGCCCACTGCCGGCGCCACTGCTGCCACCGGGCGTCGGTCCAGGTCCGGTCCACCGCGGCCACGGCCTTCTCCAGCAGCGCCGCCCAGCCGGTGTGGACCTGCACCGACTGGTCCGCGTACGCCGACATCCGGCCACCGCCGTGCACCGGCACATCGGGGTGCACGGTGATCCGCAGCCGCCGGCCGGTCGGCGCCGTCGCGACCCCGGGCAGCGTGCTCTCGTACAGGTGGACGTCCACGGAGCCGTCCGGGTTGGGCCGGAACATCCGCGCGTACGCCGCCGGCAGGTGCCCGGCCACCGCGCCGATGCCCGCCAGCATGCCGCAGTCGCCGAGCCGGCCCTGCTGCACCTGCTCCCGCCGGGGCGGCCCGGCGAAGATCGGCGCGGGCGCGCCGGTGCCCTGGAACTCCGCCCGGCCGTACTCCGGTCGCCGGCCCTGCACCGCCGGCACCGCCAACCGGTCGGCGACGGCGCTGACCCGGGCGGCGGTCGCCTCGGTCGGGCCGCCGGGCGCCATCGGGCGCGGTACCGGCTTCGGCACGAGGCCGTCGAGCGCCGCGGTCAGCGCGTCCGGAACCAGCATCATCACCCGGGCGTCGCCGACGTAGTGGAGGCTGTGGCCGGCCGGCGCCGGCGGCCGGGCCGGGTCGGCGTCGTACCAAGTCGGCAGCCTGGCCTCGGCGTGCTTCCGGTCCGCGTCGAGCAGCCCGCGCCGGCCGCGCTCGGTGGACAGGTCGGCCTCGTCCGGCACCGGGCCGAGGCGGATCTCCGGGCCGCCCTCGACCGCGTACGGCCGCAGGTCGAACCGGCCGGTCAGGTCCACGTACACGCCCTCGGCCGCCACCCGGGCCGCCAGCCGCGAATCGGTCTTCGCGATCTCCGCGAGCGCCGGCGCCGGCAGGCCGACGATCCGACCCGCGTACGCGGGCAGCCGCGGCATGCTCTGCTGGCTGTGCTCGGCCCGCAGCGCCAGTTCGTGCAGCCGGTTCGCGAGCTGGTCCGCCGGCAGCGG is a genomic window containing:
- a CDS encoding LLM class flavin-dependent oxidoreductase is translated as MQFGVFTVGDVTPDPTTGRAPSEGERIKAMVTIARKAEEVGLDVFATGEHHNPPFVPSSPTTMLGYIAARTERLLLSTATTLITTNDPVKIAEDYAMLQHLADGRVDLMLGRGNTGPVYPWFGKDIRAGIPLAIENYALLHRLWREDVVDWTGRYRTPLQSFTATPRPLAGVPPFVWHGSIRSPEIAEQAAYYGDGFFANHIFWPKEHTQRMVALYRERFAHYGHGSPEQAIVGLGGQVFMRRNSQDAVAEFRPYFDNAPVYGHGPSLEEFSTETPLTVGSPQQVIDRTLGFREYVGDYQRQLFVVDHAGLPLKTVLEQLDLLGEEVVPVLRREFAARRGPNVPDAPTHATLLAARAAKPAESAESAKPAESGERADDGDLSEVTR
- a CDS encoding FMN reductase, producing MSQRTIAVVSAGLRQPSATRLLADRLGAAVRTGLRQHGIDAEIRPIELREHAHELTNALLTGFPPAALRPAVEAVAGADGLVAVTPIFNASYNGLFKSFFDVLDEGTLAGRPVLLAATGGTARHSLALEHAVRPLLSHLRTLTVPTAVFAASEDWAGGETAGPLQGRIERAAGELAALVAEQEPAAAPDPFALTTSFDELIAGD
- the thyA gene encoding thymidylate synthase, whose translation is MASAAPAACVAHAAVAEEVSVHYRPFEERTPDRQYRDLLARILHDGVAVPTRQGPEALTLMQQTMRFDLANGFPLITDRSVASFWRKPIGELCAFINGATTLKEFAEFGCDWWGPWATPEKTDRRGLPPGDIGPGSYGGAFHDFPTTEGAGFDQFKHLVEQLRELPGDRTHFVSPWIPQYQVRGAGKTPRTTIAPCHGWVHVRVIGGRLHLHMFQRSGDVPVGVPANMIQYAALLLMLDRLTGIPAGVYYHTISDAHIYADQVDQARAMLDRTPRPLPTVALSAAGEAVEDIHDFRAEHFELTDYHPHPGIGRIPVAP
- a CDS encoding dihydrofolate reductase; this encodes MTRTGADVLTTLVVAADEDDVIGADGDLPWRLPSDLRRFKALTTGAVVVAGRRTHESIVTRLGRPLPGRLTVVATRRAGLPVPDGALTQPDVPQALHTARTIAAFTGRDECFVIGGAEIYAQALPEVRRIQLTRVHARVGGDTVLPAGWLTGFERTAGERVEGDALPYTVETYERS
- a CDS encoding HIT family protein, with translation MPFYHLSNSRSEQQLTDMLRLEAAGVCVFCPDGLDRDPDQQILHRTAHWTVTPNEFPYAGTRLHLLLVPHAHVGDLLDLPSAAQAEFWPVLGWVRDRYGLTHYGLGSRNGEPGRTGATIEHLHVHVLVGDTDDPAHRPVRMKLSQRPDPAAEARLRQRVAEVHPDQLHAGRP
- a CDS encoding deaminase, with the translated sequence MKQLLLYLPVLHAGYEAFLDRHGDAAEILLLGAGFAADHPALRKDIRALAPETAARYLSAAGGRPPVRVVPPDGLCAAVRADVLVVPDEELLRDLVSRHGLAEGRTVRYERTFLRWDRPWSQAQRPAGYDGRVAVDELSVRLTRRAAEAAAHSSDWWRQVGAVAARDGEILDVAYNRHLPTEYAPYLDGDPRNEFRRGVRADLSTAIHAEALLVARAARTGVALAGADLYVSTFPCPACARLVAEAGFRSCHFAGPYALLDGDGILRSAGVELIWVDLGDPLA
- a CDS encoding adenylyltransferase/cytidyltransferase family protein, whose protein sequence is MTEQIFDRTAAASRPTVATSGFFADASNFELRLVTDYDKISEIVAALRVLGLRVVLTSGTFDILHEGHSMYLEAARQFGDFLIVGWTATRRSAAARGCGARPYRNWSGCAWSPTSAAWAWSRSNRRTSRAGR
- a CDS encoding DUF6406 domain-containing protein, whose protein sequence is MGSEVNVVWIDNNTQTSIGWTGVAASALPGSPPTARIMVFPPSGEELEYTVRLGETFPVLDETWRFADVDFRAPGWWTVTLRRVDADEPQDPPTGRHGVHVPSFDDAPARFAPFGRLDPAQLAALTAALGQELPPAYARWLAETNGVRPERPVGIADVGEDMDGAAVQRYPLELSLSWLKPLFGVDPEDRHRDLVVAQQVHRDPLVSRGFLAIGTTDDATLFVKVGPPDRDSVWVLWRGNRHTGPEDAAHGPEDAAGGDPAGAAGHRERELSMSRLGGDIGSVLDRFRPYTGSGGGYDPDDVAVPDRSDPRYWDVRE